One Parageobacillus sp. KH3-4 genomic region harbors:
- the uvrA gene encoding excinuclease ABC subunit UvrA produces MATDKIIVKGARAHNLKNINVEIPRDKLVVLTGLSGSGKSSLAFDTIYAEGQRRYVESLSAYARQFLGQMDKPDVDAIEGLSPAISIDQKTTSRNPRSTVGTVTEIYDYLRLLFARIGRPVCPEHGIEITSQTIEQMVDRLLAYPERTKMQILAPIVSGRKGTHAKTLEDIRKQGYVRVRVDGEMRELTENIELEKNKKHSIEVVVDRIIIKDGIASRLADSLETALKLADGKVLIDVIGQEELLFSEKHACPYCGFSIGELEPRLFSFNSPYGACPDCDGLGATLEVDPDLVIPNDELTLREHAIAPWEPQSSQYYPQLLEAVCNHYGIDMDVPVKDLPKEQLDKILYGSGGEKIYFRYQTDFGQIREQYIVFEGVIPNVERRYRETSSDYVREQMEKYMAQQPCPTCKGNRLKKESLAVLVGGKHIGEVTALSVTEALAFFENLQLSEKEQKIAHLILREIRERLGFLKNVGLDYLTLNRSAGTLSGGEAQRIRLATQIGSRLTGVLYVLDEPSIGLHQRDNDRLIATLKSMRDIGNTLIVVEHDEDTMLAADYLIDIGPGAGIHGGRVVAAGTPQEVMNNPDSLTGQYLSGKKFIPIPSERRKPDGRWIEIVGAKENNLKNVSVKIPLGTFVAVTGVSGSGKSTLVNEILYKALAQKLHRAKEKPGEHKTIKGLEHLDKVIDIDQSPIGRTPRSNPATYTGVFDDIREVFAATNEAKVRGYKKGRFSFNVKGGRCEACHGDGIIKIEMHFLPDVYVPCEVCHGKRYNRETLEVTYKGKNIAEVLEMTVEDALEFFGNIPKIKRKLQTLYDVGLGYMKLGQPATTLSGGEAQRVKLAAELHRRSTGRTLYILDEPTTGLHVDDIARLLKVLQRLVENGDTVLVIEHNLDVIKTADYIIDLGPEGGEQGGQIVATGTPEEVAEAENSYTGRYLKPILQRDRERMRALYETARA; encoded by the coding sequence ATGGCAACTGATAAAATCATTGTCAAAGGTGCGAGAGCCCATAATTTAAAAAATATCAATGTCGAAATTCCCCGCGACAAGCTTGTTGTGTTGACGGGGCTTTCCGGTTCGGGGAAATCGTCGCTTGCCTTTGATACGATTTATGCGGAAGGACAGCGGCGCTACGTCGAATCACTCTCAGCGTACGCCCGCCAGTTTTTAGGGCAAATGGATAAGCCGGATGTCGATGCGATTGAAGGGCTGTCGCCGGCGATTTCAATCGACCAGAAGACGACGAGCCGCAATCCGCGTTCGACCGTCGGAACGGTCACGGAAATTTACGATTATTTGCGGCTTTTGTTTGCCCGCATCGGCCGCCCGGTTTGTCCGGAGCACGGCATCGAAATTACATCGCAGACGATCGAACAAATGGTCGACCGGCTTCTTGCCTATCCAGAACGAACGAAAATGCAAATTCTCGCTCCCATCGTTTCCGGCCGGAAAGGGACGCATGCGAAGACGCTGGAGGACATTCGCAAACAAGGGTATGTGCGCGTGCGCGTCGACGGGGAAATGCGGGAGCTTACAGAAAATATTGAGCTCGAGAAAAATAAAAAACATTCGATCGAAGTCGTCGTCGACCGGATTATCATCAAAGACGGGATTGCTTCGCGTTTGGCGGATTCGTTAGAGACCGCTTTAAAGCTTGCGGACGGAAAAGTGCTGATTGATGTCATTGGCCAGGAGGAGCTGCTGTTTAGCGAAAAGCATGCGTGCCCGTATTGCGGCTTTTCGATTGGCGAGCTCGAGCCGCGCCTGTTTTCGTTTAACAGCCCGTACGGCGCATGCCCGGATTGTGACGGCCTCGGTGCGACGCTCGAAGTCGATCCTGATTTAGTCATTCCGAACGATGAGCTGACATTGCGCGAGCACGCCATCGCTCCGTGGGAGCCGCAAAGCTCGCAATATTATCCGCAGCTGTTGGAAGCGGTGTGCAACCATTACGGCATTGACATGGATGTGCCAGTAAAAGACTTGCCGAAGGAGCAGCTCGATAAAATTTTATACGGCAGCGGCGGTGAGAAAATTTACTTCCGCTACCAGACCGATTTCGGGCAAATTCGCGAGCAATATATCGTTTTTGAAGGAGTTATTCCGAACGTTGAGCGCCGCTATCGTGAAACGAGTTCTGATTATGTTCGCGAACAAATGGAAAAATATATGGCGCAGCAGCCATGTCCGACGTGCAAAGGAAACCGTTTGAAAAAAGAAAGCCTCGCTGTGCTCGTCGGCGGCAAACATATCGGCGAAGTGACGGCGCTCTCAGTTACGGAGGCGCTTGCGTTTTTCGAAAACTTGCAGCTAAGCGAAAAAGAGCAGAAGATTGCCCATCTCATTTTGCGTGAAATCCGCGAGCGGCTCGGTTTTTTAAAGAATGTCGGGCTCGATTATTTAACACTCAACCGCTCCGCTGGAACGCTTTCGGGCGGAGAAGCGCAGCGCATTCGCCTGGCGACGCAGATCGGCTCGCGCTTGACCGGGGTGCTTTACGTTTTGGACGAGCCGTCGATTGGGCTTCATCAGCGCGATAATGACCGTTTGATCGCGACGTTAAAAAGCATGCGCGATATCGGCAACACGCTTATTGTCGTCGAACATGACGAAGATACGATGCTTGCCGCCGATTATTTAATTGATATCGGGCCGGGCGCGGGCATTCACGGCGGCCGAGTCGTTGCAGCCGGAACGCCGCAAGAAGTGATGAACAACCCGGACTCGCTCACCGGGCAATATTTATCGGGAAAAAAATTCATCCCTATTCCAAGCGAGCGCCGCAAGCCGGATGGACGATGGATTGAGATTGTTGGCGCGAAAGAAAATAACTTAAAAAACGTGTCGGTCAAAATTCCGCTTGGCACGTTTGTCGCGGTCACCGGCGTATCCGGTTCCGGCAAAAGCACGCTCGTCAATGAAATTTTGTATAAGGCGCTTGCGCAAAAACTGCACCGTGCGAAAGAGAAGCCAGGCGAGCATAAAACGATTAAAGGGCTTGAACATTTAGATAAAGTCATTGACATTGACCAATCGCCGATTGGCCGTACGCCTCGCTCCAACCCGGCGACATATACGGGCGTGTTTGATGATATTCGCGAAGTGTTTGCGGCGACGAACGAAGCAAAAGTGCGCGGGTATAAAAAAGGACGCTTCAGTTTTAACGTCAAAGGCGGGCGATGCGAAGCGTGCCATGGCGACGGCATTATTAAAATTGAAATGCACTTTTTGCCTGATGTGTACGTTCCGTGTGAAGTATGCCATGGCAAACGGTATAATCGCGAAACGCTAGAAGTGACATACAAAGGAAAAAATATTGCGGAAGTGCTCGAGATGACGGTGGAAGATGCGCTTGAGTTTTTCGGGAATATCCCGAAAATTAAACGGAAATTACAGACGCTGTATGATGTCGGCTTAGGGTATATGAAGCTTGGGCAGCCGGCAACGACATTGTCGGGCGGAGAAGCGCAACGTGTCAAATTAGCTGCAGAATTGCACCGCCGTTCGACAGGCCGGACGCTCTATATTTTAGACGAGCCGACGACCGGGCTTCACGTCGACGACATTGCCCGCTTATTGAAAGTGTTGCAGCGCTTAGTCGAGAACGGGGATACTGTTCTTGTGATTGAGCACAATCTTGACGTCATTAAAACGGCGGACTACATTATCGATCTTGGGCCAGAAGGCGGCGAACAAGGAGGACAAATCGTGGCAACGGGAACGCCGGAGGAAGTGGCCGAAGCAGAAAATTCGTATACTGGCCGCTATTTAAAACCAATACTGCAACGCGACCGCGAACGAATGCGGGCGTTGTATGAAACGGCAAGGGCATAG
- a CDS encoding MerR family transcriptional regulator has product MELKTSNIAKRLGVSPKTIQRWVKKYHIPCKKNEAGHYVFDAEAVSLLEQIKFEQGAALEQRDSQEPPNQFSAEALFTVYNQLASRLQHIEHRLDQKADDVVSVQLLQHRQEIEELASHLHKLEQRIAKLEENANKEQADAAEKTKKKPKRRGLGHFMSLFP; this is encoded by the coding sequence ATGGAATTAAAAACAAGCAATATCGCGAAACGCCTTGGAGTATCGCCGAAAACGATTCAGCGCTGGGTAAAAAAATATCATATCCCATGCAAGAAAAATGAAGCGGGCCACTACGTATTCGACGCCGAAGCGGTCTCTCTGTTGGAACAAATAAAATTTGAACAAGGAGCGGCATTGGAACAACGCGACAGCCAAGAGCCGCCAAACCAATTCTCCGCTGAAGCGCTATTCACCGTTTACAATCAGCTTGCCTCCCGCCTCCAGCACATCGAACACAGGCTCGATCAAAAAGCCGACGATGTCGTTTCCGTTCAGCTTCTCCAGCATCGTCAAGAAATCGAAGAATTAGCCTCCCATCTTCATAAACTCGAACAGCGCATTGCCAAATTAGAAGAAAACGCAAATAAAGAACAAGCGGACGCAGCGGAAAAAACCAAGAAAAAACCGAAACGCCGCGGTCTCGGCCACTTTATGAGTTTGTTTCCGTAA
- a CDS encoding PDZ domain-containing protein has protein sequence MSIWVLEALRGVLRLFVQPLFYYGIVLALAAGWRRVKRERKYFHIRVYSPYHESKFFWRSGLAAGLILSLATIAAGVALPRDAVSLIALVTIAFGLTLQMRLLSPAYTVGTTLLIVSFLANDKEIFPALKRFFPELGETNVAALAILLALLLFVEAWLILRNGAIETSPQLAKSKRGFVVGEHWSQRLWFVPVLLPVAGELPPPFSWWPLFPCDGDSYSLMLVPFFIGFSQRVQGTLPKTSIRFAGQKMMLLAWMVSLFAIGGYWYVPLSIVAAALALIGREWLAFSLHRQDRLKPPHFSKREHGLVILGILPHSKAEKMGLQIGEVITKVNGVPVKTETEFYEALQRNRAFCKLEVVDENEEVRFVQGALYEDEHHELGLLFVKEREKWALEAV, from the coding sequence ATGTCCATATGGGTGTTGGAAGCGCTCCGAGGTGTTTTGCGGCTATTTGTGCAGCCGTTGTTTTACTACGGAATAGTGTTGGCGCTTGCCGCTGGATGGCGGCGTGTAAAACGGGAAAGAAAATATTTTCATATTCGCGTATACAGTCCGTATCATGAAAGCAAGTTTTTTTGGCGAAGCGGCCTCGCTGCTGGGTTGATTTTATCGCTAGCGACTATCGCTGCCGGCGTCGCGTTGCCGCGTGATGCTGTTTCACTCATTGCACTTGTGACGATCGCGTTTGGATTGACGTTGCAAATGCGGCTGCTTTCTCCAGCGTATACGGTGGGAACGACGTTGTTGATTGTTAGTTTTCTAGCAAACGATAAAGAAATTTTCCCGGCTTTGAAACGCTTTTTTCCAGAGCTTGGCGAGACGAATGTGGCGGCGCTCGCGATTTTGCTCGCCTTATTGCTTTTTGTAGAAGCGTGGCTTATTTTACGTAACGGCGCCATCGAAACATCTCCGCAGCTAGCGAAAAGCAAGCGCGGCTTTGTCGTTGGGGAGCACTGGTCACAGCGGCTTTGGTTCGTTCCTGTATTGCTTCCGGTGGCCGGGGAGCTTCCACCGCCATTTTCATGGTGGCCGTTGTTTCCTTGTGACGGGGATTCTTATTCATTGATGCTTGTGCCGTTTTTCATCGGATTTTCCCAGCGCGTACAAGGGACGCTCCCGAAAACTTCGATTCGTTTCGCCGGCCAAAAAATGATGCTGCTCGCATGGATGGTTAGCTTGTTTGCCATAGGCGGATATTGGTATGTGCCGCTTTCAATAGTTGCGGCGGCGCTTGCGTTGATCGGAAGAGAATGGCTTGCTTTCTCCCTGCATCGACAAGACCGCTTGAAGCCTCCGCATTTTTCGAAGCGTGAACATGGGCTTGTCATTTTAGGCATTCTTCCACACTCGAAGGCGGAAAAAATGGGGCTGCAAATTGGCGAAGTGATCACGAAAGTGAACGGGGTGCCGGTAAAAACGGAAACGGAATTTTATGAAGCGTTGCAACGAAACCGGGCATTTTGTAAATTAGAAGTGGTGGACGAAAATGAAGAAGTTCGTTTCGTCCAAGGAGCGTTATATGAAGACGAACATCATGAGCTTGGTCTGTTGTTTGTCAAAGAGCGGGAAAAATGGGCGTTAGAAGCCGTCTAA
- the uvrB gene encoding excinuclease ABC subunit UvrB, with amino-acid sequence MGDRFELVSAYKPQGDQPQAIAKLVEGIRKGVKHQTLLGATGTGKTFTISNVIKEVNKPTLVIAHNKTLAGQLYSELKEFFPNNAVEYFVSYYDYYQPEAYVPQTDTYIEKDAKINDEIDKLRHSATSALFERRDVIIVASVSCIYGLGSPEEYRELVVSLRVGMEIERNVLLRRLVDIQYERNDIDFQRGTFRVRGDVVEIFPASRDEHCIRVEFFGDEIDRIREVDALTGEIIAEREHVAIFPASHFVTREEKMRLAIENIEKELEERLRELREQGKLLEAQRLEQRTRYDLEMMREMGFCSGIENYSRHLALRPPGSTPYTLLDYFPDDFLIIVDESHVTLPQLRGMYNGDRARKQVLVDHGFRLPSALDNRPLTFEEFEQKINQIIYVSATPGPYELEHSPEVVEQIIRPTGLLDPTIDVRPIEGQIDDLIGEIQERVKRNERTLVTTLTKKMAEDLTDYLKEVGIKVAYLHSEIKTLERIEIIRDLRLGKYDVLVGINLLREGLDIPEVSLVAILDADKEGFLRSERSLIQTIGRAARNANGHVIMYADTITKSMEIAINETKRRRAIQEAYNREHGIVPQTVKKEIRDVIRATYAAEEKETYDAKPSYGKMTKKEREKLIADLEKEMKEAAKALDFERAAQLRDIIFELKAEG; translated from the coding sequence GTGGGAGACCGTTTTGAATTAGTGTCGGCATATAAGCCGCAAGGAGATCAGCCACAAGCGATCGCCAAACTGGTCGAAGGCATTCGCAAAGGCGTAAAGCACCAAACGCTGTTAGGGGCAACGGGGACAGGAAAGACGTTTACGATTTCGAACGTCATTAAAGAAGTAAACAAACCGACGCTTGTGATTGCCCATAATAAAACGTTAGCAGGGCAATTATACAGCGAGTTAAAAGAGTTTTTTCCGAACAATGCAGTTGAATATTTTGTCAGCTACTACGATTATTACCAGCCGGAGGCGTATGTGCCGCAGACGGATACGTATATTGAAAAAGACGCAAAGATTAACGACGAAATTGACAAGCTGCGGCACTCGGCGACATCGGCGCTGTTTGAGCGGCGCGATGTCATTATTGTCGCAAGCGTATCGTGCATTTACGGGTTAGGATCGCCGGAAGAATACCGTGAACTTGTCGTGTCGCTGCGCGTCGGCATGGAAATCGAGCGCAATGTTTTGCTGCGCCGTCTTGTCGATATCCAATATGAACGGAACGACATTGACTTTCAACGCGGAACGTTCCGGGTTCGCGGAGATGTCGTTGAGATTTTTCCTGCTTCTCGGGACGAGCATTGTATTCGCGTTGAATTTTTTGGCGATGAAATTGACCGCATTCGCGAAGTCGACGCGCTGACGGGGGAAATTATCGCGGAACGCGAGCATGTCGCGATTTTTCCGGCTTCCCACTTCGTGACGCGGGAAGAAAAGATGCGCTTAGCGATCGAAAATATTGAAAAAGAGTTAGAAGAGCGGCTGCGCGAATTGCGGGAACAAGGGAAACTGCTAGAGGCGCAGCGGCTTGAGCAGAGGACGCGCTACGATTTAGAGATGATGAGGGAAATGGGCTTTTGTTCGGGAATTGAAAACTATTCCCGCCATTTGGCGTTGCGCCCGCCAGGCTCGACGCCGTATACGCTGCTCGATTATTTTCCTGACGATTTTTTAATCATCGTGGATGAATCGCATGTGACATTGCCGCAACTCCGCGGTATGTACAACGGAGACCGGGCGAGAAAGCAAGTGCTTGTCGACCATGGCTTCCGCTTGCCGTCTGCGCTTGATAACCGTCCGTTAACGTTTGAGGAATTTGAGCAAAAAATCAACCAAATTATTTATGTTTCCGCCACTCCTGGTCCGTACGAGCTCGAACATAGCCCGGAAGTCGTCGAACAAATTATTCGTCCGACGGGGCTGTTGGATCCGACGATTGACGTCCGCCCGATTGAAGGGCAAATCGATGATTTAATCGGGGAAATTCAGGAGCGCGTGAAGCGGAATGAACGGACGCTCGTGACGACGCTGACGAAAAAAATGGCGGAAGATTTAACAGATTACTTGAAAGAAGTCGGCATTAAAGTCGCGTATTTGCATTCGGAAATTAAAACACTCGAGCGCATTGAAATCATTCGCGATTTGCGGCTTGGCAAATACGATGTGCTTGTTGGAATCAACTTGTTGCGGGAAGGGCTGGATATTCCAGAAGTATCGCTTGTCGCCATTTTGGATGCGGATAAAGAGGGATTTTTGCGCTCGGAACGTTCACTGATCCAAACGATCGGCCGCGCTGCAAGAAACGCGAATGGCCATGTCATTATGTACGCCGATACGATTACGAAATCGATGGAAATTGCGATTAATGAAACAAAACGGCGCCGTGCGATTCAAGAGGCGTATAACCGTGAGCACGGCATTGTGCCGCAGACGGTGAAGAAAGAAATCCGCGATGTCATCCGCGCGACGTATGCGGCGGAAGAAAAAGAAACATACGATGCAAAGCCGTCTTACGGCAAAATGACGAAGAAAGAACGGGAAAAGCTGATCGCCGATTTGGAAAAAGAAATGAAAGAGGCGGCAAAGGCGCTCGATTTCGAGCGGGCTGCCCAATTACGCGATATTATTTTCGAGTTAAAAGCGGAAGGATGA
- a CDS encoding phage holin family protein has translation MINWLIGVFVNTVLLMAIDGYFDSIQFSGIGAAFIASMILSILNVVVRPVLILLTLPATILTLGLFLFVINAITLLMTAALMGDAFEIDGFGTALLASIVLSFFHLLVQKAIIEPLLQK, from the coding sequence ATGATTAATTGGTTAATTGGCGTATTTGTGAATACGGTTTTATTGATGGCAATTGACGGATATTTTGATTCCATTCAATTTAGCGGCATTGGCGCCGCTTTTATTGCGAGTATGATTTTATCCATTTTAAACGTTGTCGTGCGTCCCGTTTTAATTTTGTTAACATTGCCTGCGACGATTTTGACGCTCGGATTGTTTTTGTTCGTCATTAATGCTATTACTTTGCTGATGACGGCAGCGTTAATGGGTGACGCCTTTGAAATTGATGGATTCGGCACGGCGCTTCTCGCTTCGATTGTTCTTTCCTTTTTCCATTTGCTCGTTCAAAAAGCGATCATTGAACCGTTGTTACAAAAATAA
- a CDS encoding DUF6044 family protein, which produces MERNERTAIGIALLLLAVYLSPLYILGEDAHIRVHDNMDSNIAWYKVLTRSGELFGPINATIPQVINGLPRNAFGTEFSGIVWLHALFPSMVAYALSQTITRVFAFIGMYALLKRHFLPNKESYLIRVGASLAFALTPFWPSGMLSTLGMPLALWAFLTIRKGEATWKEWLVLVLLPFYASFVLGFFFFLAAMALLWLRDVIVQKRWNWPFFSAIALMTGIFLAIEYRLVYSLVFGEEPTSRNEFLSSRLSFFHCVRLTFKNYLLGHTHVMTVHTFVILPILWIAFFFAWAKRSETLEKRFLFLFVLNFVLSTWYAFWFYKGWQPLKERFSLLNTFNFARFHFLRPMVIYLDFALALQILWKRGIRWRRVVPVVLALQLLILGGFNEEIRYRLIGTPSFKEFYAEHLFNEIKQYIGKPQSSYRVASVGLHPAIAQYNGFYTLDTYNNFYPLSYKHQFRKIIAKELDKSPVLKDYFDHWGNRVYLFSAELGKHYMFRKTSHKKIHHFDINTKVFKQMGGRYIFSSVPIMNAKEIHLRLLRTFEDSQSVWKIYLYEVE; this is translated from the coding sequence ATGGAGCGAAACGAACGAACGGCGATCGGGATCGCTTTGCTTCTTTTAGCTGTTTACCTTTCTCCGCTTTATATACTAGGAGAAGACGCGCATATCCGGGTACATGACAACATGGATTCAAACATCGCTTGGTATAAAGTGCTGACGCGAAGTGGTGAGCTGTTCGGCCCGATTAACGCGACGATTCCGCAAGTAATTAACGGGCTTCCGCGCAACGCGTTCGGTACAGAATTCAGCGGCATCGTTTGGCTCCATGCGCTGTTTCCCTCGATGGTCGCTTACGCGCTTAGCCAGACGATCACCCGCGTTTTCGCGTTTATCGGCATGTACGCATTGTTAAAAAGGCATTTCCTTCCAAATAAAGAATCCTATCTCATTCGCGTCGGCGCGTCATTGGCATTCGCTCTCACCCCGTTTTGGCCGTCGGGGATGTTGAGCACCCTCGGCATGCCGCTGGCGCTATGGGCGTTTTTAACGATCCGAAAAGGCGAAGCGACATGGAAAGAATGGCTTGTTCTTGTGCTGTTGCCGTTTTACGCAAGCTTCGTGCTCGGATTTTTCTTCTTTCTTGCCGCAATGGCGCTGCTATGGCTGCGGGACGTCATCGTCCAAAAGCGGTGGAACTGGCCGTTTTTTAGCGCGATCGCGCTGATGACAGGCATTTTCTTGGCCATTGAATATCGCCTCGTTTATTCGCTCGTATTTGGCGAAGAACCAACAAGCCGAAACGAATTTCTTTCTTCGCGGCTCAGTTTCTTCCATTGCGTGCGGCTTACGTTCAAAAACTACTTGCTTGGCCATACGCATGTGATGACCGTGCATACGTTTGTCATTCTGCCTATCTTATGGATCGCTTTCTTTTTCGCTTGGGCGAAACGAAGCGAAACGCTCGAAAAGCGATTCCTTTTCTTGTTTGTGTTGAATTTTGTCTTGTCGACATGGTACGCGTTTTGGTTTTACAAAGGATGGCAGCCGTTAAAAGAACGCTTTTCTTTGTTAAATACGTTTAACTTTGCCCGGTTTCATTTTTTGCGGCCAATGGTCATCTATTTAGATTTTGCGTTGGCATTGCAAATTCTTTGGAAACGGGGAATCCGGTGGCGGCGCGTTGTTCCTGTCGTCTTGGCGCTGCAACTATTGATTCTTGGCGGCTTTAACGAAGAGATTCGCTACCGCCTCATCGGGACGCCTTCGTTTAAAGAATTTTACGCGGAACATTTGTTTAACGAAATCAAACAATATATCGGCAAACCACAAAGTTCCTATCGCGTCGCCAGCGTCGGACTTCATCCGGCGATTGCGCAATATAACGGGTTTTACACCCTCGATACGTATAACAATTTTTATCCATTGTCTTACAAACATCAATTTCGCAAAATTATCGCCAAAGAGCTGGATAAAAGCCCTGTCCTGAAAGATTACTTTGATCATTGGGGCAATCGCGTCTATCTGTTCTCAGCCGAGCTCGGTAAACACTACATGTTCCGCAAAACGTCACATAAAAAAATTCATCATTTCGATATCAATACGAAAGTGTTTAAGCAGATGGGAGGACGCTATATTTTCTCTTCCGTCCCAATCATGAACGCAAAGGAAATTCACCTTCGATTGTTAAGAACGTTCGAAGATTCGCAATCCGTTTGGAAAATTTATTTATACGAAGTGGAGTAA
- a CDS encoding DUF4870 domain-containing protein, giving the protein MNSNKVLASLCYFSILFAGFVFPIIVYFVTDDQEVKKHAKKAFLSHCIPAATIAFFIILGISMGVTQQYNDISFLVGGGLVWIGFAIAGIVNLVIVVWNIVQGIRVLK; this is encoded by the coding sequence GTGAATTCCAACAAAGTGCTCGCATCATTATGTTATTTCAGCATTCTTTTTGCCGGATTTGTTTTTCCGATTATCGTTTATTTTGTGACCGATGATCAAGAAGTGAAAAAACATGCGAAAAAAGCGTTTCTTTCCCATTGCATTCCGGCCGCCACGATTGCATTTTTCATTATTCTAGGCATTTCTATGGGGGTTACGCAGCAATATAACGATATTTCTTTTTTAGTAGGAGGCGGACTTGTATGGATCGGTTTTGCCATAGCGGGAATTGTCAACTTGGTCATTGTGGTTTGGAATATTGTTCAAGGAATCCGGGTATTAAAATGA
- a CDS encoding DUF4097 domain-containing protein, whose amino-acid sequence MEEKKRILKMVQEGKLTVEEALTLLERLDEQKSNTGLLDLHHASESHSNAKQHSVKMDSLKEKLFDFLDATVKKVKEFDFPFANPMEVRHIFQQNNVALQEIDVHIANGNIKVVPWEQADVRVECEAKVYRLESPDAARRSFIEETLFFVQNGRFRFSVAKPFMKTNATIYVPQARYQDVHFRLFNGNVDIERLHANELHIKNVNGSITLQRLFAEKAELETANGSIILERSAVEEVEAETIHGEIKLNGNNRYARLRTFSGGITYATEREDGVITGKTVTGNIALRLPRDICLEGEMRTNLGSLICQHPNVSPVEEKQETAQKMIRFACENPSKQPLHIYADSKAGSVSLQMMEEGV is encoded by the coding sequence ATGGAAGAGAAAAAACGCATATTAAAAATGGTGCAGGAAGGGAAACTTACAGTAGAAGAGGCGCTTACGCTGCTCGAAAGGTTAGACGAACAAAAAAGCAACACCGGCTTGCTTGATCTGCATCATGCGTCCGAGTCGCATTCGAATGCAAAACAGCATTCCGTAAAAATGGATTCGCTGAAAGAGAAATTGTTTGATTTTTTAGATGCAACCGTAAAAAAAGTGAAAGAATTTGATTTTCCGTTTGCCAATCCGATGGAAGTGAGACATATTTTTCAACAAAACAATGTCGCTTTGCAAGAAATCGATGTGCATATTGCCAACGGAAATATAAAAGTGGTGCCATGGGAACAAGCGGACGTTCGCGTCGAATGTGAAGCGAAAGTTTATCGTCTTGAATCACCGGATGCGGCGCGGCGGTCATTTATAGAAGAGACGTTGTTTTTCGTGCAAAACGGACGTTTCCGCTTTTCCGTCGCGAAACCGTTTATGAAAACAAATGCGACGATCTATGTCCCGCAAGCACGCTATCAAGATGTACATTTTCGCCTTTTTAATGGGAATGTCGATATCGAGCGCCTACACGCAAATGAGCTGCATATTAAAAACGTAAACGGTTCGATCACGCTTCAGCGCCTTTTCGCTGAAAAAGCGGAATTAGAGACGGCAAATGGATCGATTATTCTTGAGCGTAGTGCGGTAGAGGAAGTGGAAGCGGAGACGATCCATGGGGAAATCAAACTGAATGGAAATAACCGTTACGCGCGGCTGCGGACGTTTAGCGGCGGGATTACGTACGCAACGGAAAGAGAAGATGGGGTCATTACCGGAAAAACGGTCACGGGAAATATTGCATTGCGGCTTCCCCGCGATATATGTTTGGAAGGCGAAATGAGAACGAACCTCGGCAGTTTGATCTGTCAGCACCCGAACGTATCACCTGTAGAGGAAAAACAGGAAACTGCGCAAAAAATGATCCGCTTTGCATGTGAAAACCCTTCCAAACAACCGCTTCATATTTATGCGGATTCGAAAGCGGGCTCCGTTTCTCTGCAAATGATGGAAGAAGGGGTATGA
- a CDS encoding CsbA family protein: MWFIIALIVPCLLVLLFTRVTYNHYIGTLLTVALLVASYFRGYTDELHEILADIVSTTVGFLYAGKMVKQLKE, translated from the coding sequence ATGTGGTTTATTATTGCGTTAATTGTGCCATGTTTGCTTGTGCTGTTATTTACTCGCGTTACGTATAATCATTATATTGGGACGTTGTTGACAGTCGCGTTACTCGTCGCTTCCTATTTTAGAGGATACACGGACGAGCTGCATGAAATTTTGGCGGATATCGTATCAACGACGGTTGGGTTTTTGTATGCGGGAAAAATGGTAAAACAGTTAAAAGAATAA